A window of the Vigna angularis cultivar LongXiaoDou No.4 chromosome 3, ASM1680809v1, whole genome shotgun sequence genome harbors these coding sequences:
- the LOC108325358 gene encoding uncharacterized protein LOC108325358, with amino-acid sequence MMIGAWKQMKEWFNLREVFYLLTVVILSLLLPLSFLLLATLSGAQYYLQTLTLFQYSTQDFPYLFHLALHINPCLLYVLVSIVSVGTLIQGLMGKNKIFSQTPSNSSSLSLAWILLCAFQVCVGLGIEGSIAAGLYEYDDDVSGFGAERSLLSRMIFLLGLHETTYVWCRMVVRPVVDDTVFAGARKERWVERVGLAAGLGILWWWRLREEVETLVVVAQVKNEQLMDVGICDFVGWWLYYLVVTIGMVRIVKGMMWMFMVSLCRRRPTTIEVESNQNDDKV; translated from the coding sequence ATGATGATTGGAGCTTGGAAACAAATGAAAGAGTGGTTCAACCTAAGAGAGGTTTTCTACCTCCTCACCGTCGTCATCCTCAGCCTCCTTCTACCTCTGTCTTTTCTTCTCTTGGCCACTCTCTCCGGTGCCCAATATTACCTTCAGACCCTAACTTTGTTCCAGTATTCAACACAAGACTTTCCCTATCTTTTCCACCTTGCCCTCCACATCAACCCATGTCTTCTCTACGTTTTGGTTTCCATTGTCAGCGTAGGGACCCTCATCCAGGGGCTCATGggtaaaaacaaaatctttagTCAGACACCCTCCAACTCCTCTTCTCTCTCCCTAGCTTGGATTCTCCTATGCGCGTTCCAAGTCTGCGTCGGTTTGGGCATCGAGGGGAGCATTGCAGCTGGCCTTTACGAGTATGATGATGACGTGTCCGGTTTCGGTGCGGAGAGAAGCCTGTTGAGCAGGATGATTTTTCTGCTGGGCCTGCACGAGACCACCTATGTATGGTGTCGGATGGTGGTGAGGCCCGTCGTGGATGACACTGTATTCGCCGGGGCCCGGAAAGAGAGGTGGGTGGAGAGGGTGGGCCTGGCTGCGGGCTTGGGCATCTTGTGGTGGTGGAGGTTGAGGGAGGAGGTGGAGACTCTGGTGGTTGTGGCCCAAGTGAAGAATGAGCAATTGATGGATGTGGGAATTTGTGACTTTGTTGGGTGGTGGTTGTATTATCTCGTTGTGACCATTGGGATGGTGAGGATTGTGAAAGGTATGATGTGGATGTTCATGGTTTCTCTCTGTAGAAGAAGGCCAACAACAATAGAGGTGGAATCGAATCAGAACGACGACAAGGTGTAG
- the LOC108324674 gene encoding DELLA protein RGL2: MTEEFNLESVQPPKKSSFQETKGQKDKQVLPSSLASLQLLRNYGSRFNKLGTQNIRCSVETCFSPQKLSTEEIIRLAGARYLQHSTQWHHDICIPVHPYGMSLQVLSEEENRGVELAQFLLAAVDRVGCQQFERASMLLSHLLWNSSGGGGSPVQRVVFHFSQALLERIKRETRGKVTLNKCEKNKEREMIEKLRLDTNMAVTCHEKIPFNQVMQFAGVQAIVEHVAFQTRIHLINLDIGCGVQCTALMQALVERHERQVELLKITAIGLQGKTRLEETGKRLVSFAESLNLPFLYKIVFVRSITEIKAEQFGIEDDEAVAVYCPYMLRTMVSDFVSLEHLMRVMTKIRPTIMIVLELEAKHNSPSFVNRFIEAFFFYAAYFDCIYTCMKQDYECRMRIEGILSEGIRNIVAMEDGERKVRDVKIDVWRRFFARYRMVETTFSDSSLYQANLVTKKFECGNFCTVERNGKCLIIGWKGTTIHSISAWKFL; this comes from the coding sequence ATGACAGAGGAGTTCAACTTAGAATCTGTTCAGCCACCAAAGAAGTCTTCTTTTCAAGAAACTAAGGGACAAAAGGATAAACAAGTGCTGCCATCTTCTCTAGCATCATTACAGCTCCTGAGAAATTATGGAAGCAGGTTCAATAAGCTAGGGACGCAAAACATCAGGTGTAGTGTTGAAACTTGCTTTAGTCCTCAGAAATTATCAACTGAAGAAATAATAAGATTGGCCGGAGCAAGGTATCTTCAACACTCTACACAGTGGCATCATGATATTTGCATCCCCGTGCACCCTTATGGAATGAGCCTTCAGGTTTtatcggaagaagaaaatagaGGTGTGGAGCTCGCTCAGTTTCTTCTGGCAGCTGTTGATAGGGTAGGCTGCCAGCAATTTGAACGTGCCAGCATGCTACTTTCCCATTTGCTGTGGAACTCCTCAGGTGGTGGTGGAAGCCCCGTTCAGAGAGTTGTCTTTCATTTCTCTCAAGCACTTCTTGAAAGAATCAAAAGAGAAACGAGAGGAAAAGTGACATTGAACAAGTGTGAAAAAAACAAGGAAAGGGAAATGATTGAGAAGCTAAGATTGGATACTAACATGGCTGTTACGTGCCATGAAAAAATTCCTTTCAATCAAGTAATGCAGTTTGCTGGAGTGCAAGCAATTGTGGAACATGTGGCATTTCAAACCAGAATCCATCTCATAAACCTTGATATTGGATGTGGGGTGCAATGCACAGCTTTGATGCAAGCACTGGTTGAGAGGCATGAAAGGCAAGTTGAGCTTCTGAAGATAACTGCCATTGGACTTCAAGGTAAGACCAGACTGGAAGAAACAGGAAAAAGGTTAGTGAGTTTTGCTGAATCCTTGAACTTGCCCTTTTTATATAAGATAGTTTTCGTCAGAAGCATCACAGAGATCAAGGCTGAGCAATTTGGAATTGAAGATGACGAAGCTGTAGCTGTTTATTGTCCTTATATGCTGAGGACGATGGTGTCGGATTTTGTCTCTTTGGAACACTTGATGCGGGTGATGACAAAAATCAGACCAACTATAATGATAGTTCTTGAGTTGGAAGCAAAGCACAATTCACCCTCCTTTGTGAATCGCTTCATTGAAGCATTTTTCTTCTATGCAGCATATTTTGACTGCATTTACACCTGCATGAAGCAGGATTATGAGTGCAGAATGCGAATTGAGGGAATATTATCAGAAGGGATACGGAACATTGTTGCTATGGAAGATGGAGAAAGAAAGGTTAGAGATGTAAAGATAGATGTTTGGAGAAGATTCTTTGCAAGGTATAGAATGGTGGAGACTACATTTAGCGATTCATCATTGTACCAAGCTAACTTGGTTACAAAAAAATTTGAGTGTGGGAATTTCTGCACTGTGGAAAGAAACGGGAAATGCCTAATAATTGGATGGAAAGGAACCACAATTCATTCAATCTCAGCTTGGAAGtttctttaa